TGATCTTCTAGAACAAATTAAAGCAATTAGCCCTGCCTCCTTCGAAAGTTTAATTTTGCAAGTTCTTGCTCAAATGGGTTATGGGGGAGGTGATCCAAAAAGAATACAAGGGGTACCAAGAGGCCCAGATGGAGGGATTGATGGGAAAATTGATGAGGATAAATTAGGTTTAGATCAGATTTATATTCAGGCAAAGAGATATTCCGAAAATTCTGTTGGAAGACCTACTGTTCAAAGTTTCTTAGGGGCGATGACTGGGGGAGGTTGTAGGAAAGGAGTTTTTGTTACGAGTAGTACTTTCACTTCTGAGGCAAAAAAATTTGCAGATGGATTAAATGATGTCCGTCTGGTTTTGATTGATGGTGTAGATTTAGCAAAATTAATGATTGAACATTCTGTAGGAGTTCAAGTCAAAGAGACGATTAAAGTTGCCAAGATTGATCAAGATTTTTTTAGTGGGGATGAGTAAAGAATAAATTTAATTCAAATTATTTTTAATACTTTTGAAAAATTCTATAAGCTTTTTGAATCCTGAGCTATACATACTATTACCTCTGTCATCTAGCTCCTTATTTTCAGGGACCGATAACCAATGATCCTTAAGTTGATTTAAATCCTCATTCCTAACTAATTCATCGACTGATGAATATTCAGGTTTCATCTTTAATAATTCATTTGTTATTTTATAAACCGCACTCGTATATTTACCAATTGTGCTTTCACTTAGTCCCGTGTCTTTTCTCATCCATTCAGAAAATGGTGCATCATACATGAAAGTTTTTGCAAAACTCAATCTATTCCAAATTTTTATATCGATATTTGAATAAAAGGCATCTAAATTAATTGAACTAAAAACTTCTTCATTAATAAATTTAAAAATTCTTTCAGTAGGAACTTTTCCTTGTGCAATTTCTTGAAATTCTGCAATTATTCTTTCATCACTCATTCCTAGAGCTGATAAAACGGTAACAATTTGCTTGAATGCATTTTCTTGGATAGAACTTTTATCCTCTTCATCTAATACAACGGGCAAAATTATATATCCAAATTTTTTATTTTTTGATAATCTCATCGCTCTCCCTGCTGCTTGAACAATATCAACTTTGCTATGTTTGGGATCAGCAAAAAGAACAGCATCAACTTCTGGAATATCAACTCCTTCGGTTAAACATCTTGCATTTGTAATTAAGCTTGGTTCTTCATATGTGAATCTATTTATTACTTCTGACCTTATGCCAGTGCTAAATTTCCCCGAGATATGAAAAGAATGCAAATAACCATATTTTTCGCTTAATTTATTAACTTCTTCATTTAATTTGCAAAAATCTTTTGCCCTTTTGATATTTCTATGAAAAGAAATAATATGCTTTATATTTTTTTCTTTTATTATCTTTCTTAAGGTTATCAACGCTGCAAATGTTGAAGCATCTGCCTCGAAAGACCATAATCTATTATCCGAAGATAATATTGCATTATTATCTATAAGTTCTTGTATCTGTTTTTTAGAAATTATGGTTGAATAGATTCGATAATCAGAGAGTATAGGGGGATTTTGTTCTAGGGCAGATTTAAATGAAAATTGATCAACAACTTTCCCATAAATTTCTTCATCATCCATTGAAACAATATTCTCAGAATCGCCTTTAAAAACTCTTTCTGTAGCTGTCATAAATAATCTTTTTTTTATCAAAATGTTTGCATCATAAAGAAGTTGAGCAAAAGGTTTATTTTTATTCCCAACTGTTTTATGCGCTTCATCAAAAATGCCAATATCAAAAATAATATTTGATTTTTCTACTGACTCAATTAATTTTTTACCGCTTTGATAAGTAGTAATGACAATTTTAATTTTTTGGGAATTTTTTTGAAGAAAATCAGAAATTACTTCTTTATCAGTGTTTACTTCAATTCCTAAATCAAATGTATTTATTGCAGGATCATCTAAATTTTTAACATCATCAT
This window of the Prochlorococcus sp. MIT 1314 genome carries:
- a CDS encoding restriction endonuclease — encoded protein: MIDIPKWHQFMRPLLEVLKENGEMPRQEAIDAVVDKVRLSEEQLGVLNEGNGKSKARGRVGWASSYLRVAGALDGPRRGYFALGKNAERLLNLNRQLTQADLKQIPEYLEHQARKAERRLNGTDYVENENDDLNDDTPQDLIDRGIKRLRSQLIDDLLEQIKAISPASFESLILQVLAQMGYGGGDPKRIQGVPRGPDGGIDGKIDEDKLGLDQIYIQAKRYSENSVGRPTVQSFLGAMTGGGCRKGVFVTSSTFTSEAKKFADGLNDVRLVLIDGVDLAKLMIEHSVGVQVKETIKVAKIDQDFFSGDE
- a CDS encoding DEAD/DEAH box helicase family protein is translated as MLSAKSVQDIDIFKKHETKELVLSSHNWDEFSTQISKLGSDPVNNKKKGDVFELLTSLYFINNPIFSSKLTNLWHHSNVPHKVFDSLDLQRPEIGVDFIAESNEGNIWAIQCKYHDDFHKNISYDEVSTFFSITERDVTYQKIRHRIISSSALEVSKKISTVHKEKLGFITYSDFSQLGNEEFKNFHSILDNQKVTLNKYEPREHQKIALENCLSYFKNKSRGKLIHPCGSGKSLTGYWFFRYMKGNNALIVVPSLQLVKQTLKTWAREFMCEGIEIDWIAVCSDDDVKNLDDPAINTFDLGIEVNTDKEVISDFLQKNSQKIKIVITTYQSGKKLIESVEKSNIIFDIGIFDEAHKTVGNKNKPFAQLLYDANILIKKRLFMTATERVFKGDSENIVSMDDEEIYGKVVDQFSFKSALEQNPPILSDYRIYSTIISKKQIQELIDNNAILSSDNRLWSFEADASTFAALITLRKIIKEKNIKHIISFHRNIKRAKDFCKLNEEVNKLSEKYGYLHSFHISGKFSTGIRSEVINRFTYEEPSLITNARCLTEGVDIPEVDAVLFADPKHSKVDIVQAAGRAMRLSKNKKFGYIILPVVLDEEDKSSIQENAFKQIVTVLSALGMSDERIIAEFQEIAQGKVPTERIFKFINEEVFSSINLDAFYSNIDIKIWNRLSFAKTFMYDAPFSEWMRKDTGLSESTIGKYTSAVYKITNELLKMKPEYSSVDELVRNEDLNQLKDHWLSVPENKELDDRGNSMYSSGFKKLIEFFKSIKNNLN